Proteins from a single region of Hydra vulgaris chromosome 12, alternate assembly HydraT2T_AEP:
- the LOC136089010 gene encoding uncharacterized protein LOC136089010 isoform X2 produces the protein MWRLIVLNREVPLSNNVIKSLPVHLNLQSANIIFSTISCVNICKGNNDFHYLIRNKFSDFKNFQSTSNEDVGIIEMEEGNTVDNFKVIRHKDCSLICSEACCNSCTMYRTNLRVMESRRKSNENQSSISSNSKKNDRYFSKSELLTKIKLLEKERKENLAKQQRMQKKLEKSIIEEGVVLEEEEHTIIEETYEKYGEENPFTEDSPQALLWQQQKIQAGLKDRRSMRWHPLIIRWCISLYLKSPSVYRHICSTPFLNLPCKNTVQKYINFTDPGCGFNKDVMYNLTKKNDLPNIKEHQRYVSIIVDEMKIKSGLAFSLSTGKLVGFSESGSINELLLNFENKYTENKGKSNVEDPTDIPLASYVTVLMVRGITSSLKYVFGHFASAGGLSSSQLYFTIWDGVRHLESVGLKVMAIVADGASPNRKFMRLHSWKSEENTKDGVIYWTWNECCPDRKMFFICDVPHLIKTTRNNLEKSHENSSSRSNMIDGQPLVWDQIIRLYDWDLGIDRDAVGLTMGHKLSEEHINLNSRTRMRVNLAVQWLQNTFLTFINNWEEQCQNIPDLSQAEKNRFCLSKQTLEGLRITVNSFTTLGKFLLVEGAEYILSEKFCQDPLEEYFGKQRMRLGSNDNPLLIEFNSNALGLNVAGDNLIRVFGSNTKGRKDEFQKLDVKNTDLPLSKKRKNDLV, from the exons ATGTGGAGACTAATTGTTTTAAATCGTGAAGTGCCATTATccaataatgttattaaatcaCTACCAGTTCACCTAAATCTTCAATCTGCTAATATTATATTCTCAACCATTTCATGTGTAAACATATGTAAAGGTAACAATGACTTCCactatttaataagaaataaattttctgattttaaaaatttccaaagCACATCAAATGAGGATGTTGGAATAATTGAGATGGAAGAAGGCAATACAGTTGATAACTTTAAAGTTATTAGACATAAAGATTGTTCATTAATATGTTCCGAAGCCTGTTGCAATTCTTGTACCATGTACCGTACTAACTTGCGTGTAATGGAATCCAGAAGAAAGAGTAATGAAAACCAATCATCTATCTCATCTAACAGTAAGAAAAATGACAGATACTTTTCTAAATCagaattattaacaaaaattaaacttttagagaaagaaagaaaagaaaatcttGCAAAACAACAAcgtatgcaaaaaaaacttgaaaaatctaTAATAGAAGAAGGGGTTGTTCTTGAAGAGGAGGAACACACAATTATTGAGGAAACATATGAAAAATATGGGGAAGAAAATCCATTTACTGAGGACTCACCTCAAGCATTGTTGTGGCAGCAACAAAAAATCCAGGCTGGACTTAAAGACAGAAGGTCTATGAGGTGGCATCCTTTAATTATAAGATGGTGCATCAGTTTATATTTGAAATCTCCGAGTGTCTATCGTCATATTTGTTCAACACCATTTTTAAATCTACCTTGCAAAAATACTGTTCAGAAATATATCAACTTTACTGATCCAGGCTGTGGTTTTAATAAAGATGTAATGTACAACTTGaccaaaaaaaatgatttaccaAATATAAAAGAGCACCAGAGGTATGTTTCAATCATTGTTGacgaaatgaaaataaaaagtggGCTTGCTTTTAGCTTATCTACTGGAAAGTTGGTGGGTTTTTCAGAAAGTGGATCAATTAATGAGCTGCtcttgaattttgaaaataaatatacagaaAATAAAGGAAAGAGCAATGTAGAAGATCCAACGGACATACCGTTGGCATCATATGTAACTGTTTTAATGGTGAGGGGCATCACATCTTCTCTAAAATATGTGTTTGGTCATTTTGCTTCTGCTGGAGGTCTTTCTAGTAGCCAATTGTACTTTACTATATGGGATGGTGTAAGGCATTTAGAGTCTGTTGGTCTAAAGGTGATGGCTATTGTAGCTGATGGTGCATCTCCAAATAGAAAGTTTATGCGTCTCCATTCTTGGAAATCTGAAGAAAATACTAAAGATGGTGTCATTTACTGGACTTGGAATGAGTGTTGTCCTg ACCGgaagatgttttttatttgtgatgTACCTCACTTGATAAAAACCACTAGAAACAACCTTGAAAAATCACATGAAAACTCTTCAAGTAGAAGTAATATG ATTGATGGTCAGCCGCTTGTTTGGGATCAAATAATCAGGTTGTATGACTGGGATCTTGGAATAGATAGAGATGCCGTGGGGTTGACAATGGGACACAAGTTAAGTGAAGAACATATCAACCTCAATTCAAGAACACGTATGAGAGTAAATCTAGCAGTACAG tggCTCCAGAATACATTTTTGACTTTTATCAATAATTGGGAAGAACAATGCCAAAACATTCCTGATTTGTCTCAAGCagaaaaaaacagattttgCTTAAGTAAACAAACTCTTGAGGGGCTTCGAATTACtg tgAATTCATTTACAACCCTTGGAAAGTTTTTGCTTGTAGAAGGAGCCGAATACATTCTGTCCGAAAAGTTCTGTCAAGATCCGTTAGAGGAATACTTTGGTAAGCAACGAATGCGATTAGGTAGTAATGACAACCCTTtgttaattgaatttaattcCAATGCGCTTGGCTTAAATGTTGCCGGAGATAATTTGATTCGTGTTTTTGGTTCAAATACCAAGGGTCGAAAGGATGAATTTCAAAAGCTTGATGTGAAGAACACTGATTTACCTTTAagtaaaaaacgaaaaaatgaTTTAGTGTAA
- the LOC136088351 gene encoding uncharacterized protein LOC136088351 yields MILKSVVNGIDAIIGMDVINRYGRVHLYNGKIEFGFVSIHAEKQAVGIKDKDFDAYFDGTKWTAKYKWKQGQPQLRNSVAQYKVKPQLLHQFNDEMDVWVKNGWLKPCNKEEKSTIGIVPLMAVEQENKGKIRPVLDFRELNQYVNSHNASSDACDEKVRKWRTVGDKFATLDLRCAYMQIHIDPSLWEHQKVVYKEEKYYLTRLGFGLNSAPKIMSSVLGSVLNLNAGISEATDHYIDDIIVNLEKTSVEKVVNHLACYGLVTKEPVQCDTARVLGLQLFRNEKKELCWKRGNIIPKSQNIKTEKVTRRKLFSICGHLLGHYPVGGWLRIACSFIKRHSQRNTWDDLIGDQAQSWLIEILCRLEVCDSVRGKWNAKGIQNGATLWCDASSMAIGVAIEYDGVIIEDAAWLRSINDVMHINIAELDAVVRGINLAAKWDIKNLSYAD; encoded by the exons ATGATTCTGAAAAGTGTTGTCAACGGTATTGATGCTATTATTGGTATGGATGTCATTAATCGCTATGGAAGAGTGCATTTGTACAATGGAAAAATTGAATTTGGTTTTGTTTCAATTCATGCAGAGAAACAAGCTGTTGGTATAAAGGACAAGGATTTTGATGCTTATTTTGATGGTACAAAGTGGACTGCTAAATATAAATGGAAACAAGGTCAACCACAACTGAGAAATTCTGTCGCGCAGTACAAGGTGAAACCCCAGTTGTTACATCAATTTAATGACGAGATGGACGTATGGGTAAAAAATGGCTGGTTGAAACCATGcaacaaagaagaaaaaagtacaATAGGGATTGTCCCGTTAATGGCTGTTGAGCAGGAAAATAAAGGAAAGATACGACCTGTTCTGGATTTTCGCGAATTGAATCAGTATGTTAATTCACATAATGCCTCAAGTGATGCATGTGATGAAAAAGTTAGAAAATGGAGAACTGTTGGTGACAAATTTGCAACGCTTGATCTTAGATGCGCCTATATGCAAATACATATTGATCCGAGTTTGTGGGAGCATCAGAAGGTAGTCTACAAAGAAGAAAAATACTATCTTACACGTCTTGGTTTTGGGTTAAATTCTGCCCCAAAAATAATGTCTTCAGTCTTAGGCAGTGTGTTGAATCTTAATGCTGGTATTAGTGAAGCAACAGACCACTACATTGATGACATAATTGTCAATTTGGAAAAGACATCAGTTGAAAAGGTCGTAAATCATTTAGCGTGTTATGGATTGGTAACAAAAGAGCCGGTGCAATGTGATACTGCACGAGTGTTGGGTTTGCAACTgtttagaaatgaaaaaaaggaGCTATGTTGGAAACGTGGAAACATCATTCCAAAGTcacaaaatatcaaaactgaAAAAGTAACACGAcggaaacttttttcaatatgtGGACACTTATTAGGTCACTATCCTGTTGGAGGGTGGCTTAGAATTGCCTGCAGTTTTATAAAACGTCATAGTCAAAGAAATACTTGGGATGATCTAATCGGAGATCAAGCTCAGTCATGGTTAATCGAAATATTGTGTCGATTAGAAGTTTGTGATTCTGTGAGAGGGAAATGGAATGCTAAAGGGATTCAAAATGGAGCAACATTGTGGTGTGATGCTAGCAGCATGGCAATAGGGGTTGCTATAGAATACGATGGCGTAATAATTGAGGATGCAGCCTGGCTTCGAAGTATAAATGATGTTATGCATATTAATATTGCTGAATTAGATGCTGTGGTGCGTGGGATAAACCTAGCTGCTAAGTGGGATATAAAGAATTTGTCG TATGCTGACTGA
- the LOC136089011 gene encoding ARL14 effector protein-like, with protein MQQWDSEKEIHLYKVVYYKMCSIGLMTSDACKRQQDVIGTLSNEEKIAISLRCNIELSNLTTLCEKHATNYLKMYPIWQKACCDPFKKHTKKTTKNLRVVTINESQDMMRSSLNIAPGKKLCKPCKQKIAKKADLKEEKQNQGKQDEDFLISSFKSKRQEINEELENFNISPLKSHSKSSKHILSEGK; from the exons ATGCAACAGTGGGATTCTGAAAAG gaaatacATTTATACAAAGTAGTTTATTATAAGATGTGTTCTATTGGGTTAATGACATCAGATGCATGCAAACGCCAACAAGATGTTATTGGAACTTTAAGCAACGAAGAAAAAATAGCTATATCATTACGCTGTAACATTGAACTATCAAACTTAACAACATTATGCGAAAAACATGCTACAAACTATTTGAAAATGTATCCTATATGGCAGAAAGCATGCTGTGATCCATTCAAAAAACATACAAAGAAAACTACAA aaaatcttagAGTAGTTACGATAAATGAGTCACAAGACATGATGAGAAGTAGCTTAAATATTGCTCCTGGGAAGAAACTTTGCAAACCCTGTAAGCAAAAGATTGCCAAAAAAGCAGATCTTAAAGAAGAGAAGCAAAATCAGGGTAAACAAGATGAAGATTTTCTAATATCATCATTCAAATCAAAAAGACAGGAGATCAATGaagaacttgaaaattttaatatatctccTCTAAAATCTCATTCAAAGTCATCAAAACATATACTCTCAGAAGGAAAGTGA
- the LOC136089010 gene encoding uncharacterized protein LOC136089010 isoform X1 — protein MWRLIVLNREVPLSNNVIKSLPVHLNLQSANIIFSTISCVNICKGNNDFHYLIRNKFSDFKNFQSTSNEDVGIIEMEEGNTVDNFKVIRHKDCSLICSEACCNSCTMYRTNLRVMESRRKSNENQSSISSNSKKNDRYFSKSELLTKIKLLEKERKENLAKQQRMQKKLEKSIIEEGVVLEEEEHTIIEETYEKYGEENPFTEDSPQALLWQQQKIQAGLKDRRSMRWHPLIIRWCISLYLKSPSVYRHICSTPFLNLPCKNTVQKYINFTDPGCGFNKDVMYNLTKKNDLPNIKEHQRYVSIIVDEMKIKSGLAFSLSTGKLVGFSESGSINELLLNFENKYTENKGKSNVEDPTDIPLASYVTVLMVRGITSSLKYVFGHFASAGGLSSSQLYFTIWDGVRHLESVGLKVMAIVADGASPNRKFMRLHSWKSEENTKDGVIYWTWNECCPDRKMFFICDVPHLIKTTRNNLEKSHENSSSRSNMIDGQPLVWDQIIRLYDWDLGIDRDAVGLTMGHKLSEEHINLNSRTRMRVNLAVQVLSSTVADMLEEQGLHSTKSLIKFIRMIDKFFDCLNVSKNFNYSRKPDLDRYKAIDDVRFDWLQNTFLTFINNWEEQCQNIPDLSQAEKNRFCLSKQTLEGLRITVNSFTTLGKFLLVEGAEYILSEKFCQDPLEEYFGKQRMRLGSNDNPLLIEFNSNALGLNVAGDNLIRVFGSNTKGRKDEFQKLDVKNTDLPLSKKRKNDLV, from the exons ATGTGGAGACTAATTGTTTTAAATCGTGAAGTGCCATTATccaataatgttattaaatcaCTACCAGTTCACCTAAATCTTCAATCTGCTAATATTATATTCTCAACCATTTCATGTGTAAACATATGTAAAGGTAACAATGACTTCCactatttaataagaaataaattttctgattttaaaaatttccaaagCACATCAAATGAGGATGTTGGAATAATTGAGATGGAAGAAGGCAATACAGTTGATAACTTTAAAGTTATTAGACATAAAGATTGTTCATTAATATGTTCCGAAGCCTGTTGCAATTCTTGTACCATGTACCGTACTAACTTGCGTGTAATGGAATCCAGAAGAAAGAGTAATGAAAACCAATCATCTATCTCATCTAACAGTAAGAAAAATGACAGATACTTTTCTAAATCagaattattaacaaaaattaaacttttagagaaagaaagaaaagaaaatcttGCAAAACAACAAcgtatgcaaaaaaaacttgaaaaatctaTAATAGAAGAAGGGGTTGTTCTTGAAGAGGAGGAACACACAATTATTGAGGAAACATATGAAAAATATGGGGAAGAAAATCCATTTACTGAGGACTCACCTCAAGCATTGTTGTGGCAGCAACAAAAAATCCAGGCTGGACTTAAAGACAGAAGGTCTATGAGGTGGCATCCTTTAATTATAAGATGGTGCATCAGTTTATATTTGAAATCTCCGAGTGTCTATCGTCATATTTGTTCAACACCATTTTTAAATCTACCTTGCAAAAATACTGTTCAGAAATATATCAACTTTACTGATCCAGGCTGTGGTTTTAATAAAGATGTAATGTACAACTTGaccaaaaaaaatgatttaccaAATATAAAAGAGCACCAGAGGTATGTTTCAATCATTGTTGacgaaatgaaaataaaaagtggGCTTGCTTTTAGCTTATCTACTGGAAAGTTGGTGGGTTTTTCAGAAAGTGGATCAATTAATGAGCTGCtcttgaattttgaaaataaatatacagaaAATAAAGGAAAGAGCAATGTAGAAGATCCAACGGACATACCGTTGGCATCATATGTAACTGTTTTAATGGTGAGGGGCATCACATCTTCTCTAAAATATGTGTTTGGTCATTTTGCTTCTGCTGGAGGTCTTTCTAGTAGCCAATTGTACTTTACTATATGGGATGGTGTAAGGCATTTAGAGTCTGTTGGTCTAAAGGTGATGGCTATTGTAGCTGATGGTGCATCTCCAAATAGAAAGTTTATGCGTCTCCATTCTTGGAAATCTGAAGAAAATACTAAAGATGGTGTCATTTACTGGACTTGGAATGAGTGTTGTCCTg ACCGgaagatgttttttatttgtgatgTACCTCACTTGATAAAAACCACTAGAAACAACCTTGAAAAATCACATGAAAACTCTTCAAGTAGAAGTAATATG ATTGATGGTCAGCCGCTTGTTTGGGATCAAATAATCAGGTTGTATGACTGGGATCTTGGAATAGATAGAGATGCCGTGGGGTTGACAATGGGACACAAGTTAAGTGAAGAACATATCAACCTCAATTCAAGAACACGTATGAGAGTAAATCTAGCAGTACAG gtaCTCAGTTCAACAGTAGCAGACATGTTAGAAGAACAAGGGCTCCATTCAACAAAATCGTTAATCAAGTTTATTAGAATGATAGATAAATTTTTCGATTGTttgaatgtttcaaaaaattttaattactctCGAAAACCAGATCTCGACCGATATAAAGCCATAGATGATGTTAGATTTGAT tggCTCCAGAATACATTTTTGACTTTTATCAATAATTGGGAAGAACAATGCCAAAACATTCCTGATTTGTCTCAAGCagaaaaaaacagattttgCTTAAGTAAACAAACTCTTGAGGGGCTTCGAATTACtg tgAATTCATTTACAACCCTTGGAAAGTTTTTGCTTGTAGAAGGAGCCGAATACATTCTGTCCGAAAAGTTCTGTCAAGATCCGTTAGAGGAATACTTTGGTAAGCAACGAATGCGATTAGGTAGTAATGACAACCCTTtgttaattgaatttaattcCAATGCGCTTGGCTTAAATGTTGCCGGAGATAATTTGATTCGTGTTTTTGGTTCAAATACCAAGGGTCGAAAGGATGAATTTCAAAAGCTTGATGTGAAGAACACTGATTTACCTTTAagtaaaaaacgaaaaaatgaTTTAGTGTAA